Proteins encoded in a region of the Stieleria neptunia genome:
- a CDS encoding lipase family protein: MLENVVKSVESINGVQDPGEVPLVIHSAVRGPIAEMSFLRRSLLFAELSMISYNDDAEARAAAAIAGFDDVTFFDRDGSQAYRFRNGHDCVIACRGTEPNEWNDIRADANAASVLAETVGRVHRGFKTEVDDLWPMVETALLDNEHSLYFCGHSLGGAMATICAGRCHLSHIPSNPMELFTFGSPRVGDKRYINYVKLDHYRFVHNNDIVTRVPPSFLGYRHSGSEVYFDRNGRIRKLGRVSKRRDKWHGFLRGLRRWKIDHFADHSIHQYIDSIVAAVRDEEQRLRSGGLAKPASAYADTDE; this comes from the coding sequence AAGTCCCGTTGGTCATCCATTCGGCGGTCCGGGGGCCGATCGCGGAAATGAGTTTTCTGCGTCGTTCGTTGTTGTTTGCGGAATTATCGATGATTTCCTACAACGACGACGCCGAGGCCCGGGCGGCGGCGGCAATCGCCGGGTTTGACGACGTGACCTTTTTCGATCGGGATGGATCCCAAGCGTATCGTTTCCGCAACGGCCACGATTGCGTGATCGCGTGCCGGGGCACCGAACCGAACGAATGGAACGACATCCGCGCCGATGCCAACGCGGCCAGCGTGCTTGCCGAGACGGTCGGACGGGTGCACCGCGGATTCAAGACCGAAGTCGACGATCTATGGCCGATGGTCGAAACGGCGCTACTGGACAACGAGCACTCGCTTTATTTCTGTGGACATTCGCTCGGCGGGGCGATGGCAACCATCTGTGCCGGTCGCTGCCATCTGTCGCACATCCCCAGCAACCCGATGGAGCTGTTTACGTTCGGTAGCCCACGGGTGGGTGACAAGCGTTACATCAACTACGTTAAACTGGACCACTACCGCTTCGTCCACAACAACGACATCGTCACGCGAGTGCCGCCTTCGTTTTTGGGTTACCGACACAGCGGCAGCGAAGTCTACTTTGATCGAAATGGCCGCATCCGCAAACTCGGGCGTGTCTCCAAACGTCGTGACAAGTGGCACGGATTTCTCCGCGGGCTGCGACGGTGGAAAATCGATCACTTCGCGGATCATTCGATCCACCAATACATCGATTCGATTGTGGCGGCCGTTCGTGACGAAGAACAACGGCTCCGATCGGGCGGTCTGGCAAAACCCGCCTCCGCCTACGCCGACACGGACGAATGA
- a CDS encoding AAA family ATPase translates to MSPTKDAMTNSDENDALRSTHVEIEGVRLKLAKPYVDPGRWIGQAEILQQLLACWISLDEADLPLTPRLVGAPGVGKTQLAIAAAKAQGRPLYIYQCTADTRPEDLLVTPVLSQNGEIAYHASPLVTAMVRGGVCVLDEGNRMNEKSWASLAPLFDNRRYVESIVAGITIDAHSEFRAAVTMNQDESTFEIPDYIMSRLQPTLPVGFPNKQDEMAILQYHLPFAEAEMLAMTVEFLQRSHQLKLEFSPRDGINLLRYALKRISQNPDHPVSRDVAWQEALKSCLGDEAFDLEQLSQRKSRTLGGDAVPLGLADLFFDPDDPMHPDREDDEEDEDFNV, encoded by the coding sequence ATGAGTCCCACGAAAGACGCGATGACGAACTCCGACGAAAATGACGCGTTGCGATCGACGCACGTTGAAATCGAAGGCGTTCGATTAAAACTGGCCAAGCCCTATGTCGATCCCGGCCGCTGGATCGGCCAAGCGGAGATCTTGCAGCAACTGTTGGCGTGCTGGATTTCCCTCGACGAAGCCGATTTGCCGCTGACGCCACGGTTGGTCGGGGCGCCGGGCGTGGGCAAGACCCAACTGGCGATCGCGGCGGCCAAAGCACAAGGGCGGCCGCTGTACATCTATCAGTGCACCGCCGACACGCGCCCCGAAGATCTGTTGGTCACCCCGGTGCTCAGCCAAAACGGCGAGATCGCCTACCACGCGTCCCCGTTGGTCACGGCGATGGTCCGTGGCGGCGTGTGCGTGCTGGACGAAGGCAACCGGATGAACGAAAAATCATGGGCATCCCTGGCACCGTTGTTCGACAACCGACGCTACGTCGAATCGATCGTCGCGGGGATCACGATCGACGCGCACAGCGAATTCCGCGCCGCGGTGACGATGAACCAAGACGAGTCGACGTTCGAGATTCCCGATTACATCATGAGCCGATTGCAGCCCACGTTGCCGGTCGGATTTCCCAACAAGCAGGACGAAATGGCGATCCTGCAATACCACCTGCCCTTTGCCGAAGCGGAGATGTTGGCGATGACGGTGGAATTTCTGCAACGCTCGCATCAATTGAAACTGGAATTCTCACCGCGCGACGGAATCAATTTGCTTCGTTACGCCCTGAAACGCATCTCGCAGAATCCGGATCACCCGGTCAGCCGAGATGTCGCTTGGCAGGAAGCGCTCAAGAGTTGCTTGGGCGATGAAGCGTTTGATCTGGAGCAACTGTCGCAGCGGAAGAGTCGAACCCTGGGCGGTGACGCCGTGCCGTTGGGGCTGGCCGATCTGTTCTTTGACCCCGACGATCCCATGCACCCGGATCGTGAAGACGATGAAGAGGATGAAGATTTCAATGTCTAG
- a CDS encoding Ppx/GppA phosphatase family protein: MSSSPVKEAAAERIETSPSTMQRIVAVIDIGATAMRMAVAEIHDGAKVRVLDQLVQPVQLGKEAFETRRLSRKSTERVVSVLSQYQRVLREYGIEGTSDIRVVGTSAVREASNRLAFADRVYTATGLHVEPIDEAEVNRITYMGITPQLLANAELSNGKAMVLEVGGGSTEVLIVRSGNVLASNSFRLGSLRMLQAIDLARAGVDRRRALLENHINRTLNQLNEFVRGDSQLNLVAVGGDIRLATRLIVDDWQPGELAVLPTKSLAELTDTVLKMGDDEIVKRFDASFIEAETMGPALLAYSMLAKQFHLEHVYVSDTNLREGLLKDIAVGGSWTAEFRNQIVRSALSLGRRFHFDEMHARSVAELARKLFDQLRSEHMLDNRHEVILHVAALLHEIGMQINVRSHHKHSLYIIKYSELFGLSRSELLQVGLIARYYRRAPPQPSHTDYMSLDRETRVIVNKLASILRLATALDDTRTSRIREIECQTDGKRLMIHVPGVRDVSLEQIAMKQQAGLFRDVFGLSVMLRAGET, from the coding sequence ATGTCTAGTTCGCCTGTCAAGGAAGCCGCTGCGGAACGCATCGAAACCTCGCCGTCGACGATGCAGCGGATCGTTGCGGTCATCGATATCGGAGCCACCGCGATGCGAATGGCCGTCGCGGAGATCCATGACGGCGCCAAGGTTCGCGTGCTGGACCAGTTGGTGCAGCCGGTGCAATTGGGAAAGGAAGCGTTTGAGACGCGTCGACTGTCGCGAAAAAGCACCGAACGTGTCGTTTCCGTCCTGTCCCAATACCAGCGTGTTCTGCGTGAATACGGCATCGAAGGAACATCGGACATTCGCGTGGTGGGGACCAGCGCCGTCCGCGAAGCCTCCAACCGGCTCGCCTTCGCCGATCGCGTCTACACCGCGACCGGGCTGCACGTCGAACCGATCGACGAAGCGGAAGTCAATCGGATCACGTACATGGGCATCACGCCCCAGTTACTGGCCAACGCCGAGCTTTCCAACGGCAAGGCGATGGTGTTGGAGGTCGGTGGCGGCAGCACGGAAGTCCTGATCGTGCGGAGCGGCAACGTGCTGGCCAGCAACTCCTTTCGACTCGGGTCGCTACGGATGTTGCAGGCGATCGATCTGGCCCGCGCCGGGGTCGATCGTCGCCGCGCCCTGCTGGAAAATCACATCAACCGGACGCTGAACCAGTTGAACGAATTTGTCCGCGGCGATTCACAATTGAATTTGGTGGCCGTCGGCGGCGACATCCGATTGGCCACGCGGCTGATCGTCGATGACTGGCAACCCGGTGAATTGGCCGTCCTGCCGACCAAATCGCTGGCCGAATTGACCGACACCGTCTTGAAGATGGGCGATGACGAAATCGTCAAACGGTTCGACGCCTCGTTCATCGAAGCCGAAACGATGGGCCCCGCGTTGCTGGCCTATTCGATGTTGGCCAAACAATTTCATCTGGAACACGTCTACGTCAGCGACACCAATCTGCGCGAAGGACTGCTCAAAGACATCGCGGTCGGCGGAAGCTGGACGGCCGAGTTTCGCAACCAGATCGTGCGGTCGGCGTTGTCGCTGGGACGGCGATTCCATTTCGACGAGATGCACGCCCGCAGCGTCGCCGAATTGGCGCGAAAACTGTTCGACCAGCTTCGATCGGAACATATGCTGGACAACCGCCATGAGGTGATCCTGCACGTCGCGGCGCTCCTGCACGAAATCGGCATGCAGATCAACGTCCGCAGCCACCACAAGCACTCCCTGTACATCATCAAATACAGCGAACTGTTTGGACTTTCCAGAAGCGAGCTGTTACAGGTCGGGTTGATCGCGCGTTACTATCGTCGGGCCCCACCGCAACCGTCACACACCGATTACATGTCCCTGGACCGCGAGACGCGGGTGATTGTCAACAAACTGGCTTCGATCCTTCGGCTGGCAACGGCCCTCGATGACACGCGGACCAGTCGCATTCGCGAGATCGAATGCCAGACCGATGGGAAACGCTTGATGATCCACGTCCCGGGCGTTCGGGACGTTTCGTTGGAACAGATTGCGATGAAACAACAAGCCGGTCTGTTCCGTGACGTGTTCGGCTTGTCCGTCATGCTGCGGGCCGGAGAGACGTAA
- a CDS encoding dockerin type I domain-containing protein has product MPRNWPHRLLGSISKRQPRKNARKRTQRRRILVESLENRRLLAVITSSDTATVDENQVFAIDVQSTDDLDSEGSGLTYSFGGGADQSLFNIDPNTGVLQFNSAPDFEQPADDGLDNVYDVTVVVTDSDSNSDSQPIQITVANVNEAPVADAGGPYAIDAGLTITVDASGTTDVDAGDTLTFNWDLDQDSVPDFITNDAVATIPWMTVIDHIGVGSHTIDLVVSDADGLTSSAQASVDISDLFIFPAVSDNVADQYTIEIAGADLQVNDSNNGTLLSRVPIGTITNIAVQGSSDQDTLTIDYSGGVIVTPISFDGNDPLNDPNNPGIPGDALRLVNGNALVVEHQFAPPVNDQMGGTISIQFNALDSGTIQYTGLEPIVDNLSATDRVFTFTGGSETITLSDDPVGGDDVNRIDSTLGELVDFLNPTTSLTINAGTGDDQIDVLDLDSLTSFPTLTVNGDDANDTINIARVPAMRTANLNGGVGNDTFNVGLTSLDGILGAVVVGGDAHDAAPTTSDSVTAKTTTVDLTLPIGDQLNVSDSSSVTAETYTLTDSTLASTGLAGSLTYAGVESVSLETGSDNDIVAITSTLAAGSTSVDSGDGDDTVTITSTGAGGIVSINTLGGADSVSITNTGAGSVTRVASGDQDDDLVVTSTGAASGLAIDAGSGDDVVTLINTGADSATVIDTDTGSDVINVRGTATGSATDIFAGADVDTINVSSDAAGTRSADRAVMRGNPAGVLDGILGAICVYGEDPAVVSPGVTETVTAKTITVEQSYDLGDELNISSEGSAAANTYTLDATTLTSTALAAPLIYDTIETLNLETGSAADDVTITTTGDRTRTTVNTYSGIDTIDVTTTGLESVLLIDSGIDNDSVTIENTGTTGTPGVVDASVTQVTTGDGDDDVTVTTTGAESGLAIEAGSGDDVVTLINTGADSATVIDTDTGSDVINVRATATGSATDIFAGADVDTINISSDAAGTRSADRAVMRGNPAGVLDGILGDICVYGEDPAAVSPGVTETVTAKTITVEQSYDLGDELNISNEGSAAANTYTLDATTLTSTAFTAPLIYDTIETLNLETGSAADDVTITTTGDRTRTTVNTDGGIDTIDVMTTGLESVLSIDSGIDNDSVTIQNTGTTGTPGVVDASVTRVTTGDGDDDVTVTTTGAESGLAIDAGSGADVVTLINTGADSATLIDTDTGSDVINVRGTATGSATDIFAGADVDTINISSDAAGTRSADRAVMRGNPTGVLDGIFGDICVYGEDPAAVSPGVTETVTAKTITVEQSYDLGDELNISNEGSAAANTYTLDATTLTSTAFTVPLIYDTIETLNLETGSAADDVTITTTGDRTRTTVNTDGGADTIDVMTTGLESVLLIDSGIDNDSVTIDSTGTTGTPGVVDASVTRVTTGDGDDEVTVTTTGAESGLAIDAGSGDDTVTLLGTGATSATAISLGAGDDITNIRATAADSVVVVNGGSDNDTVNITSTADGSLGTPNGNLNGDLDGILGDICVFGEGHDGPSISESVTGRQTIGSDVTRTATVDTGDTLNVSDQLSAGAHSYTVTATSVERSGGGNVAYETTETLNLRTTQGDATVAVVSTADATSFNLTSYVGSDTVTITTTGAGSISQISTDDNGDTVSVASTGDTSVTVVDTAAGSDAVSIESLGDQAGLQVNSGDDIDSVDLLVETAAPVRTGFAVVNVAAGSGDDTLNVNEVFLNTIVDLNGDMGDDTINLNASGADTAGYLGRINNDPLGSDAVAATRQLFLDGGDNSLGGSTVTQGVTNVGGFPVQDSESGIATGDRVNLLAGSATESLDLRYVITAASQGVLATTTPGTPRATTGNEVFETLGIESVDVVTGTQDDIFTVTSDIPIEITATAQLLTFDGGNGTDKFEVIGGSDADLITVAPSGDAQLEPFGIANVELVRIDGNGGDDQISTQTSTLGTLNGGAGNDTLYGGFNQDLLTGGPGVDFLFGNSGNDVLISDQDFGSDAAFITDGELLNGGSEDNLSPGDICVQLGVDTFSSCEAFEDGGGIKDVLTWLRGVIIPQGSVNFSDPNNPFLLPFVPVRTNPAPLLLVTEPSQIPSLVATTNMTQPPPQPQTFAAADVNQDGVASARDALIIINHIARTQNSTASGEQVLSEADRSKDVNGNGVIEPSDALMVINQIAKSDYSSGEGEAGAASDWIPAVDSVFADADDEERFLDDLLLGIGTL; this is encoded by the coding sequence ATGCCGCGAAACTGGCCACACCGTCTGCTCGGCTCGATCTCCAAACGCCAGCCCCGAAAGAACGCTCGAAAGCGGACCCAGCGGCGCCGCATTTTGGTCGAATCGCTCGAGAACCGCCGTCTTCTCGCCGTCATCACGTCGTCCGACACCGCGACGGTCGATGAAAACCAAGTGTTCGCGATCGATGTCCAGTCCACCGACGATCTCGATTCCGAAGGCAGCGGATTGACGTATTCGTTTGGGGGAGGCGCCGATCAGAGTCTGTTCAACATCGATCCCAACACGGGCGTATTGCAATTCAATTCCGCCCCTGATTTTGAACAGCCCGCCGACGACGGCCTCGACAATGTCTATGACGTCACCGTGGTGGTCACCGACAGCGACTCGAACTCCGACTCACAACCAATTCAAATCACCGTCGCCAACGTGAACGAAGCCCCGGTGGCGGATGCGGGTGGTCCCTATGCGATCGATGCCGGACTGACGATCACGGTCGACGCCAGCGGGACCACCGATGTCGATGCCGGCGACACGCTGACCTTCAACTGGGACCTGGACCAAGACAGCGTCCCCGATTTCATCACCAACGACGCCGTCGCCACGATTCCGTGGATGACCGTGATCGATCACATCGGCGTCGGCTCGCACACGATCGATTTGGTCGTCAGCGATGCCGATGGGCTGACCTCCAGCGCCCAGGCAAGCGTCGACATCAGTGATCTGTTTATCTTCCCCGCGGTTTCGGATAACGTCGCCGACCAATACACGATCGAAATCGCCGGCGCCGATCTCCAGGTCAATGACAGCAACAACGGCACGCTGCTGAGCCGTGTCCCGATCGGGACGATCACCAACATCGCGGTTCAAGGAAGCTCGGACCAGGATACCCTGACGATCGACTACTCCGGCGGAGTGATCGTGACGCCGATCTCCTTCGACGGCAACGATCCGTTGAATGACCCCAACAATCCCGGGATCCCCGGCGACGCGCTGCGGTTGGTCAACGGTAACGCGCTGGTGGTCGAGCATCAGTTTGCCCCGCCGGTCAATGATCAGATGGGCGGTACGATTTCGATCCAGTTCAACGCCCTCGATTCCGGGACGATTCAGTACACCGGTCTCGAACCGATCGTTGACAATTTAAGTGCCACGGACCGCGTGTTTACCTTCACCGGTGGCAGCGAAACGATCACGCTTTCGGACGATCCGGTCGGCGGTGATGACGTCAATCGAATCGATTCGACCCTGGGCGAACTGGTCGACTTCCTGAATCCCACGACTTCGCTGACCATCAACGCCGGAACGGGCGACGACCAAATTGATGTTCTCGATTTGGACTCCCTGACATCGTTCCCCACCCTGACGGTCAACGGTGACGACGCCAACGACACGATCAACATCGCCAGGGTTCCGGCGATGCGGACGGCTAATTTGAACGGCGGCGTCGGCAACGACACTTTCAACGTCGGTTTAACCTCGTTGGACGGAATTCTCGGTGCCGTCGTCGTCGGCGGTGACGCGCACGATGCTGCACCGACGACCAGCGACAGCGTCACGGCAAAGACCACCACGGTTGACCTGACCCTCCCGATCGGCGACCAACTCAATGTTTCCGACAGTTCCAGCGTGACGGCGGAAACCTACACGTTGACCGACTCCACCTTGGCCTCCACCGGATTGGCCGGCAGCCTGACTTACGCCGGTGTCGAATCGGTGTCGCTAGAAACGGGCAGCGACAACGACATCGTCGCCATCACCAGTACCCTCGCCGCAGGCTCCACGTCGGTGGATTCCGGCGACGGTGACGATACCGTGACGATCACCAGCACGGGCGCCGGAGGCATCGTTTCGATCAACACGCTCGGCGGTGCCGATTCCGTTTCCATCACCAACACGGGTGCCGGCAGCGTCACGCGAGTCGCCAGCGGCGATCAGGACGATGATCTGGTCGTTACGTCGACCGGTGCCGCAAGCGGTTTGGCGATCGATGCGGGCAGCGGCGACGACGTCGTCACGCTGATCAACACCGGTGCCGACTCGGCAACCGTCATCGACACCGACACGGGCTCCGACGTCATCAACGTACGCGGCACCGCGACGGGCAGCGCCACCGACATCTTTGCCGGTGCAGACGTCGACACGATCAACGTTTCCTCCGACGCCGCTGGCACACGCAGCGCCGATCGCGCCGTGATGCGGGGTAATCCGGCGGGCGTGCTGGACGGCATTTTGGGCGCGATTTGCGTCTACGGTGAAGACCCCGCCGTGGTCAGCCCCGGAGTCACCGAAACGGTGACTGCCAAAACGATCACGGTCGAGCAGAGTTACGATCTGGGTGACGAGCTGAACATCAGCAGCGAAGGCAGCGCCGCGGCCAACACCTACACCCTCGACGCAACGACGTTGACGTCGACTGCATTGGCCGCCCCGCTGATTTACGACACGATCGAAACGCTGAACCTGGAAACCGGTTCTGCGGCCGACGACGTCACGATCACCACGACCGGTGACCGGACTCGGACGACGGTCAACACCTACAGCGGCATCGACACGATTGACGTCACGACGACCGGCCTTGAGAGCGTGCTACTGATCGATTCGGGAATCGACAACGATAGCGTGACGATCGAAAACACGGGGACGACGGGAACACCGGGTGTCGTCGACGCCAGCGTCACACAGGTGACCACGGGGGACGGCGACGACGATGTGACGGTCACCACGACCGGTGCCGAAAGCGGATTGGCGATCGAAGCGGGCAGCGGCGACGACGTCGTCACGCTGATCAACACCGGTGCCGACTCGGCAACCGTCATCGACACCGACACGGGCTCTGACGTCATCAACGTACGTGCCACCGCGACGGGCAGCGCCACCGACATCTTCGCCGGTGCAGACGTCGACACGATCAACATTTCCTCCGACGCCGCGGGCACACGCAGCGCCGATCGCGCCGTGATGCGGGGCAATCCGGCGGGCGTGCTGGACGGGATTCTGGGGGACATTTGCGTCTACGGTGAAGATCCCGCCGCGGTCAGCCCCGGAGTCACTGAAACGGTGACTGCCAAAACGATCACGGTCGAGCAGAGTTACGACCTGGGTGACGAGCTGAACATCAGCAACGAAGGCAGCGCGGCGGCCAACACATACACCCTCGACGCAACGACGTTGACGTCGACTGCTTTCACCGCCCCGCTGATTTACGACACGATCGAAACGCTGAACCTGGAAACCGGTTCTGCAGCCGACGACGTCACAATCACCACGACCGGTGACCGAACGCGGACGACGGTCAACACCGACGGCGGCATCGACACGATTGACGTCATGACGACGGGCCTTGAAAGTGTGCTTTCTATCGATTCGGGAATCGACAACGATAGCGTGACGATCCAGAACACGGGAACGACGGGAACACCGGGTGTCGTCGACGCCAGTGTCACACGGGTGACCACGGGGGACGGCGACGACGACGTGACGGTCACCACCACCGGTGCCGAAAGCGGATTGGCGATCGATGCGGGCAGCGGTGCCGACGTGGTCACGTTGATCAACACCGGTGCCGACTCGGCAACCTTGATTGACACTGACACGGGCTCCGACGTCATCAACGTACGCGGCACCGCGACGGGCAGCGCCACCGACATCTTCGCCGGTGCAGACGTCGACACGATCAATATTTCCTCCGACGCCGCGGGCACACGCAGCGCCGATCGCGCCGTGATGCGGGGCAATCCGACGGGCGTGCTGGACGGGATCTTCGGGGACATTTGCGTCTACGGTGAAGATCCCGCCGCGGTCAGCCCCGGAGTCACTGAAACGGTGACTGCCAAAACGATCACGGTCGAGCAGAGTTACGACCTGGGTGACGAGCTGAACATCAGCAACGAAGGCAGCGCTGCGGCCAACACCTACACCCTCGACGCAACGACGTTGACGTCGACTGCTTTCACCGTGCCGCTGATTTACGACACGATCGAAACGCTGAACCTGGAAACCGGTTCTGCAGCCGACGACGTCACGATCACCACGACCGGTGACCGGACTCGGACGACGGTCAACACCGACGGCGGTGCGGACACGATCGACGTCATGACGACGGGCCTTGAAAGTGTGCTGCTGATCGATTCGGGAATCGACAACGACAGCGTGACCATTGATAGCACCGGAACGACGGGAACACCGGGTGTCGTCGATGCCAGCGTCACACGGGTGACGACCGGTGACGGCGATGACGAGGTGACGGTCACCACCACCGGTGCCGAAAGTGGATTGGCGATCGATGCGGGCAGCGGCGACGACACGGTGACACTGCTCGGCACCGGTGCCACTTCAGCGACCGCCATCTCGCTCGGTGCTGGCGACGACATCACCAACATCCGTGCAACTGCCGCCGACAGCGTGGTGGTCGTCAACGGGGGCAGTGACAACGACACCGTCAACATCACTTCCACCGCCGACGGTTCGCTCGGCACGCCGAATGGGAATTTGAACGGCGATTTGGATGGCATCTTGGGTGACATCTGCGTGTTTGGCGAAGGCCACGACGGGCCTTCGATCAGTGAGTCGGTGACGGGTCGGCAAACGATCGGATCGGACGTGACGCGAACCGCCACCGTCGACACCGGTGACACGCTGAACGTCTCTGACCAACTCTCCGCGGGGGCTCACAGCTACACGGTCACAGCGACTTCCGTCGAGCGATCCGGCGGTGGCAATGTCGCTTACGAAACGACCGAGACATTGAATCTGCGAACCACTCAGGGTGACGCCACCGTCGCCGTCGTCTCGACGGCCGATGCCACGTCATTCAATCTGACCAGCTATGTCGGCTCCGACACGGTGACGATCACAACGACCGGGGCGGGTTCGATCAGCCAGATTTCGACCGACGACAATGGTGATACCGTGAGTGTCGCTTCGACCGGCGACACAAGCGTCACGGTGGTCGATACCGCAGCGGGCTCCGATGCGGTTTCCATCGAATCGCTTGGTGACCAGGCCGGGTTGCAAGTGAATTCCGGGGACGACATCGACAGCGTCGACTTGTTGGTCGAAACCGCCGCGCCGGTTCGCACCGGATTCGCGGTCGTGAATGTTGCGGCCGGCAGCGGCGACGACACGCTCAACGTCAACGAAGTCTTCCTGAACACGATCGTTGACTTGAATGGAGACATGGGCGATGACACGATCAATCTGAACGCGTCCGGTGCCGATACGGCCGGCTACCTTGGGCGAATCAACAACGACCCGCTGGGCAGCGATGCGGTCGCAGCGACCCGTCAGTTGTTCCTGGACGGTGGAGACAACTCGCTGGGCGGCAGTACGGTGACCCAAGGCGTGACCAACGTCGGCGGATTCCCGGTGCAGGATAGCGAATCCGGCATCGCCACCGGTGACCGCGTCAACCTGCTGGCCGGCAGCGCCACCGAGTCTCTGGATTTGCGGTACGTCATCACCGCGGCCTCTCAAGGCGTCTTGGCAACCACGACGCCCGGCACACCCCGAGCCACCACGGGCAATGAAGTGTTCGAAACACTGGGCATCGAATCGGTCGATGTTGTCACCGGTACGCAAGATGACATTTTCACCGTCACCAGTGACATCCCGATCGAGATCACCGCGACCGCGCAGCTGTTGACCTTTGACGGCGGCAACGGAACCGACAAATTCGAAGTCATCGGTGGCAGCGATGCGGACTTGATCACCGTCGCTCCATCCGGCGACGCACAACTGGAACCGTTCGGAATCGCCAACGTCGAATTGGTCCGGATTGACGGAAACGGCGGCGATGACCAGATCTCAACTCAAACGTCGACGCTGGGAACACTCAACGGTGGCGCCGGCAACGACACGCTTTATGGCGGATTCAATCAAGACTTGCTGACCGGCGGTCCGGGGGTCGATTTCCTGTTCGGCAACTCCGGAAACGATGTGCTGATCAGTGACCAGGACTTCGGCAGCGACGCCGCGTTCATCACCGACGGCGAGCTGCTCAACGGGGGCAGCGAAGACAATCTCAGCCCCGGTGACATCTGTGTTCAGCTCGGTGTCGATACGTTTAGCAGCTGCGAGGCGTTTGAAGACGGCGGTGGCATCAAGGATGTCCTGACGTGGCTTCGCGGGGTGATCATCCCGCAGGGTTCGGTGAATTTCTCCGACCCCAACAACCCGTTCTTGTTGCCCTTTGTTCCCGTCCGAACCAATCCGGCCCCGTTGTTGCTGGTGACCGAACCCAGCCAGATTCCGTCGTTGGTCGCCACCACCAACATGACGCAGCCGCCACCCCAGCCCCAAACGTTTGCTGCTGCGGATGTCAATCAGGACGGCGTTGCCTCGGCCAGAGACGCCTTGATCATCATCAACCATATCGCCCGGACTCAAAACAGCACCGCATCGGGCGAGCAAGTCCTGAGCGAGGCCGACCGCAGCAAGGACGTCAACGGAAACGGTGTGATTGAACCGTCGGATGCGCTGATGGTGATCAACCAAATCGCCAAAAGCGATTATTCCAGCGGCGAAGGCGAGGCGGGTGCGGCGTCCGACTGGATCCCGGCCGTTGACAGTGTCTTTGCCGACGCCGACGATGAAGAGCGTTTCCTGGACGACCTGTTGTTGGGAATCGGCACGCTGTGA